From a single Phycisphaeraceae bacterium genomic region:
- a CDS encoding ABC transporter ATP-binding protein, protein MSSTPFLQAQGLHKYYRSGTENLHVLRGVDLDVNRGEWLAVLGASGSGKSTLLHLLGGLDRPGSGTVRFEGMNVFEQSSAEVDRYRNLKIGFVFQFYHLLPELTAIENLLLAPMITTGGAVWPGMRGKLRGRAIQLLERMGLSNRMDHRPAKLSGGERQRVAIARSLMNQPAVLLADEPTGNLDTETGKQILEVFRETHATGQTIVMVTHDPKVADAADRRVVLEAGKLVNNGT, encoded by the coding sequence GTGAGCTCAACTCCGTTTCTCCAGGCACAAGGTCTGCATAAGTACTACCGCAGCGGCACGGAAAACCTCCATGTATTGCGCGGAGTGGATCTGGACGTAAATCGCGGCGAGTGGCTCGCAGTACTCGGTGCATCCGGCTCAGGTAAAAGTACCCTGCTGCATCTGCTTGGCGGTCTTGATCGACCCGGCAGTGGTACCGTGCGATTCGAGGGTATGAACGTTTTCGAGCAGTCATCTGCTGAGGTGGATCGTTATCGCAATCTCAAGATAGGGTTCGTATTTCAGTTCTATCACCTGTTACCTGAGTTGACCGCCATTGAAAACCTTCTGCTCGCTCCGATGATTACCACTGGCGGCGCAGTATGGCCGGGAATGCGAGGTAAGCTGCGCGGCAGGGCTATCCAACTTCTGGAACGCATGGGGTTGTCGAATCGGATGGATCATCGGCCGGCGAAGCTCTCCGGCGGTGAACGACAACGTGTCGCAATCGCGCGATCACTGATGAATCAGCCAGCCGTACTCCTCGCCGACGAACCAACCGGAAACCTTGACACGGAAACCGGCAAACAAATCCTTGAAGTATTTCGTGAAACACATGCGACGGGACAGACGATCGTCATGGTGACACACGACCCGAAAGTTGCTGATGCCGCTGACCGTCGTGTGGTGCTCGAAGCGGGAAAACTTGTAAATAACGGCACGTGA
- the tsaB gene encoding tRNA (adenosine(37)-N6)-threonylcarbamoyltransferase complex dimerization subunit type 1 TsaB has translation MSSRDYNLALETTTRSGSITLGRGDLPIATVDLPPQRRHSVDLMPEIDRLCKLHNIGPKQFSEIYVSVGPGSFTGLRIGIATAKTLAHVLKLNIVAVPTLDVIAQNAPVDLPFEAIIAVCITLKADTVYGGLFKKVDDRWMSYRPPELIAVDGLLANIQQHLWILGYPLPDSLTQHKSITVLPTHLASPRSEIVWRLGRRAACNGDFVQPLSLTPLYVREPEAEELWKKRHP, from the coding sequence GTGAGCAGTCGTGATTACAACCTTGCTCTTGAAACCACCACGCGGTCTGGTTCCATCACCCTTGGTCGCGGCGACCTGCCGATCGCAACTGTTGATCTGCCACCACAACGACGGCACAGTGTGGATCTGATGCCGGAAATTGATCGGTTGTGCAAATTGCACAACATAGGACCAAAGCAATTTTCAGAAATCTATGTATCCGTCGGGCCGGGATCATTCACCGGTTTACGCATCGGTATCGCAACTGCGAAAACTTTGGCGCATGTCCTGAAGCTTAATATCGTGGCGGTACCAACACTGGATGTGATTGCGCAAAATGCACCCGTCGATTTACCCTTCGAGGCGATAATCGCCGTCTGCATCACACTTAAGGCCGACACTGTTTACGGCGGACTTTTCAAAAAGGTCGACGACCGGTGGATGTCTTATCGCCCGCCGGAATTGATTGCCGTAGATGGATTACTCGCCAACATTCAACAGCACTTGTGGATACTGGGGTATCCACTTCCGGACTCATTGACTCAACATAAAAGTATCACTGTATTACCGACGCATCTTGCATCACCACGAAGTGAAATTGTGTGGAGACTCGGACGTCGCGCAGCCTGTAACGGTGATTTCGTCCAACCTCTTTCGCTCACTCCGTTGTATGTCCGCGAACCTGAAGCGGAAGAACTGTGGAAAAAACGGCATCCATGA
- a CDS encoding PH domain-containing protein produces the protein MAEISPSVPPEIIVWEGRSSQVLNIGIYAVCGFLTIAVLGVIVQFPAARSLGWVGFFVPAVIALYAWLKVRSIQYTLTDQRLKISSGILNKRIDSLELYRVRDITMVKPFLLRLVQRGHVVMNTSDQTTPVIKIRAIAESEYVSDLVRANVELQRQRRRVAEIAVQE, from the coding sequence GTGGCTGAAATATCCCCATCCGTACCGCCTGAGATCATCGTCTGGGAAGGAAGATCCTCTCAGGTATTGAATATTGGAATCTATGCCGTCTGTGGATTTCTGACTATTGCTGTCCTGGGGGTGATCGTCCAATTTCCAGCCGCGCGATCTCTTGGCTGGGTTGGATTTTTCGTGCCTGCTGTCATCGCCCTATACGCCTGGCTCAAAGTTCGGTCGATTCAATACACACTCACCGATCAACGCCTCAAAATAAGTTCAGGCATTCTCAATAAGCGAATTGACTCTCTTGAACTTTATCGCGTGCGTGACATCACAATGGTAAAGCCGTTTCTGCTCCGGTTGGTGCAACGAGGCCATGTCGTAATGAATACGTCTGATCAGACAACTCCTGTCATCAAGATCCGAGCTATCGCAGAATCTGAATATGTATCGGATCTGGTTCGTGCCAACGTTGAGCTGCAACGCCAACGACGTCGCGTCGCAGAGATTGCGGTACAGGAATGA
- a CDS encoding phosphoglycerate dehydrogenase → MRILLTTTSYQDTPGRHHDLLAKSGHEIVRARGPLPEKEMLRLVSADGGFDGFLHGDDEITRAVLQAALPRLKAISKYGIGLDSVDVKAATELKVPVLFTPGVNHTTVAEHTFGLIIMLAKHLRSHTNVVKKGEWKRTTGIELAGKTLGIIGLGRIGKEVAKRARAFDMQVIAYDVYWDEPFAFQHGIFRAQSADDVVKQADIISLHMNLTPENREYINAARIDTMKKGSIIVNCARGGLVNEADIAAACKAGKLYGYGTDVLEHEPIKVPHPFQDIDNIIVTPHIASRTFESVERQALMSTENLLRVLKGEKPLAQANSL, encoded by the coding sequence ATGCGCATTCTCCTTACCACAACCAGTTATCAGGACACTCCCGGCCGGCATCATGATTTGCTGGCTAAATCTGGCCACGAGATCGTACGTGCTCGAGGACCGCTACCCGAAAAAGAGATGCTTCGACTCGTCTCGGCTGATGGCGGCTTTGATGGTTTTCTTCATGGCGATGATGAAATCACGCGGGCTGTCCTACAGGCAGCACTGCCACGACTCAAAGCTATCTCGAAATATGGCATCGGTCTGGACAGTGTTGATGTAAAAGCTGCAACGGAACTCAAGGTTCCCGTTCTCTTCACGCCCGGCGTCAACCATACGACCGTGGCAGAGCATACGTTTGGTCTCATCATTATGTTGGCCAAGCATCTTCGTTCCCACACCAATGTCGTCAAAAAGGGCGAATGGAAACGGACGACCGGAATCGAATTAGCAGGCAAGACGCTCGGCATCATCGGGTTGGGAAGGATCGGTAAGGAGGTGGCCAAGCGAGCTCGTGCTTTTGATATGCAGGTCATCGCTTATGACGTTTATTGGGATGAGCCTTTCGCCTTTCAACACGGCATCTTCCGAGCGCAAAGTGCTGATGATGTCGTCAAACAAGCCGACATCATCAGTCTCCATATGAATCTCACGCCTGAAAACCGTGAGTACATCAATGCTGCCCGAATCGACACAATGAAGAAAGGTTCGATCATCGTGAACTGTGCCCGCGGCGGACTGGTGAATGAGGCTGATATCGCTGCAGCGTGCAAGGCTGGCAAACTATACGGCTACGGCACAGATGTGCTGGAGCATGAACCGATCAAAGTACCGCATCCGTTCCAAGATATAGACAACATTATCGTGACTCCGCACATCGCCAGTCGAACCTTTGAAAGCGTGGAACGGCAAGCATTGATGAGCACGGAAAACCTCTTACGCGTACTCAAGGGTGAAAAACCGCTGGCACAAGCGAACTCGCTATAA
- a CDS encoding YdcF family protein — MVKAAKKRTPLRLAIRLAFYTGVIGLTGILLHLGVIIYTGCNDDTRPRDVGVVLGNYVSPEGVVGSVVKGRLDRAIELYNAEAFHHIIVSGSTAPGGYNEARGMREYLIAHGIPQDVIIADPNGINTYFTARNTREILRQHNWTSAIAISQYYHILRCRLAFRRMGISDVGSAHAPEGREMREPFILCREFVAFYWYLIREYPDVTDQLSGLPVSR, encoded by the coding sequence ATGGTCAAGGCAGCGAAGAAGCGAACACCACTCCGTCTCGCTATACGCCTTGCGTTTTATACGGGTGTAATCGGCCTTACAGGTATTTTGCTCCACCTTGGTGTCATCATTTACACCGGCTGCAATGACGATACGCGACCTCGTGACGTTGGAGTCGTGCTCGGAAATTACGTCAGCCCGGAAGGTGTAGTTGGGAGCGTGGTAAAAGGGCGGCTGGATCGAGCGATCGAACTTTACAATGCGGAGGCTTTCCATCACATCATCGTCAGCGGTTCTACCGCGCCGGGTGGCTACAACGAGGCTCGGGGCATGCGCGAATACCTTATTGCTCACGGTATTCCTCAAGACGTCATCATTGCCGACCCCAACGGAATCAACACTTACTTCACCGCGCGCAACACCCGCGAGATACTGCGGCAGCACAATTGGACTTCTGCGATAGCAATTTCACAGTATTACCACATCCTCCGCTGCCGACTCGCATTCCGCCGTATGGGTATTTCAGATGTCGGCTCCGCCCACGCGCCCGAAGGACGTGAAATGCGCGAGCCTTTCATTTTGTGTCGTGAATTTGTAGCGTTTTACTGGTATTTGATTCGCGAGTATCCCGATGTAACGGACCAGCTGTCGGGTTTACCAGTTTCACGGTAA
- the der gene encoding ribosome biogenesis GTPase Der, which translates to MLPKVVIIGRPNVGKSSLLNLLAGKLVSIVDPTAGVTRDRISHIVELPPESRGKASRHIELIDTGGYGIKDSMDLTADVERQIALGLAEANLILFVTDTQTGVTPLDREVAKLLRTSQGSGKAKKVQIIQVSNKVDGPSHEASAYEASELGFGDPIPISALNGYNKLELLDIIRAAIDWENLGPDLAPPEAGMLLAIVGKRNAGKSTLVNALAGEPRVIVSEKEGTTRDSVDVRFEINGKVFTAIDTAGVRKVKSLAGDIEYYSHHRALRSVRRADVVIFMIDATVPVSQVDHQLGNEIQKHFKPTVVVVNKWDLAEQNHTQEEYIKYLDKELKGLDYAPVAFISANKSEGLRELIAVAQNLFDQAGHRVSTSQLNAVMEELLKAKTPVSGIGRRPKIYYTTQLAVHPPTIGLFVNDPSMFDINYQRFLINRFRETLPFAEVPIKLIIRGKQKGQGEKKE; encoded by the coding sequence ATGCTTCCCAAAGTAGTCATCATCGGCCGACCCAACGTCGGTAAGTCCAGCCTGCTCAATCTCCTCGCGGGGAAGCTGGTCAGTATTGTTGATCCAACAGCTGGAGTCACGCGCGACCGCATCAGCCATATCGTCGAATTACCGCCGGAAAGCAGAGGAAAGGCTTCTCGTCATATCGAATTAATAGATACCGGCGGATATGGCATCAAGGATTCGATGGACCTCACTGCGGATGTCGAACGACAAATCGCTCTTGGCCTGGCCGAAGCTAACCTGATCCTTTTTGTGACTGATACACAAACCGGCGTGACTCCTCTCGATCGAGAAGTAGCCAAACTCCTCCGCACGAGTCAGGGATCGGGAAAAGCGAAAAAAGTGCAGATTATTCAAGTCTCCAACAAGGTGGATGGTCCCTCGCACGAGGCCTCTGCATATGAAGCCAGCGAATTAGGCTTCGGTGATCCGATACCGATCTCAGCTCTCAACGGCTACAACAAACTCGAATTACTAGACATCATTCGAGCGGCTATTGATTGGGAAAATCTCGGTCCAGATCTCGCTCCGCCGGAAGCGGGCATGTTGCTGGCAATCGTGGGCAAGAGAAATGCTGGAAAGAGCACACTGGTTAACGCTCTGGCAGGCGAACCTCGTGTCATCGTCAGCGAAAAGGAAGGCACAACCCGTGACTCAGTGGATGTACGCTTCGAGATAAATGGGAAGGTGTTTACCGCTATCGATACCGCAGGTGTACGCAAAGTCAAAAGCCTGGCAGGTGATATTGAATACTACTCACATCATCGAGCATTACGTTCCGTCCGTAGGGCGGATGTGGTCATTTTCATGATTGATGCCACCGTTCCAGTAAGCCAGGTCGATCATCAGCTTGGCAATGAAATCCAGAAGCACTTCAAGCCAACGGTGGTAGTGGTGAACAAGTGGGACCTTGCGGAACAGAATCACACGCAGGAAGAATACATCAAGTATCTCGACAAAGAACTCAAGGGGCTGGACTATGCTCCGGTCGCATTTATCAGTGCCAACAAGAGTGAGGGGTTGCGTGAGCTGATTGCGGTAGCACAGAACCTTTTCGACCAGGCTGGCCACCGGGTGAGTACGTCACAACTCAACGCTGTAATGGAGGAACTTCTTAAGGCCAAGACTCCGGTATCCGGCATTGGCCGTCGTCCGAAGATTTATTACACAACTCAACTGGCGGTACACCCACCAACCATCGGATTATTCGTAAACGATCCGTCGATGTTCGACATCAATTATCAGCGATTCCTCATCAACCGGTTCCGAGAGACACTGCCGTTCGCGGAAGTACCGATCAAGCTGATCATCCGCGGCAAGCAAAAAGGCCAGGGCGAGAAAAAGGAATAA
- the lysS gene encoding lysine--tRNA ligase: protein MTETPEMLPTSGDPVQDRRKKLARLREELHVDPYGQRVEGLITLAEARAMYNADADAAHKTNAANDQRAIVKVAGRIVLHRDIGKLIFITVRDATGDLQLGVSKKSVDETSFNVAKIADLGDIVVAEGKIGSTKTGEITLWVEGHSSLKDSSSNLQIASGNEGTTSSLKAEPNTSPLPPFSIAAKALAPPPEKWHGLTDPELRYRQRYVDLWANPDVMRTMMLRTQIVEAVRQFLRSRGYVEVETPMMQPLAGGAAARPFKTHHLALDIPLYLRIAPELYLKRLLVGGFGKVFEINRNFRNEGISPRHNPEFTMLEAYEAFGSWESMAEMVEAMICTVAEKVIGTLKIEHKNSEGTVTRTINLMRPWRRVRMADIVAERTGWKFDQTPLTPSQIDSLRSANPGKDLKLTGIPAEQLVEVYEKLVEPTLIDPTFVTHVPSIVIPLARENRQDPFFADVYELAINGVEISPGYSELNDPDLQEKHFRHQVGDREEQQQVDEDFLQALRVGMPPAGGMGLGIDRLVMMLTGAESIRDVILFPLMRPQANT, encoded by the coding sequence ATGACAGAAACTCCTGAAATGCTTCCCACCTCCGGCGATCCTGTCCAGGATCGACGAAAAAAACTCGCTCGATTGCGCGAGGAGTTGCATGTTGATCCTTACGGCCAGCGTGTTGAAGGATTGATCACACTCGCCGAAGCGCGAGCGATGTACAACGCTGATGCTGACGCCGCACATAAAACTAATGCCGCCAATGATCAGCGTGCAATCGTTAAAGTCGCTGGCAGAATCGTACTCCATCGTGATATCGGCAAGCTGATTTTTATCACCGTCCGTGATGCTACCGGCGATCTTCAACTCGGAGTATCAAAAAAATCCGTTGACGAAACATCATTCAATGTCGCCAAAATCGCGGATCTCGGCGATATCGTGGTCGCAGAAGGGAAAATCGGATCAACAAAAACCGGGGAAATCACCCTCTGGGTGGAAGGCCATTCGTCACTTAAAGATTCCAGCTCAAATCTGCAGATCGCATCGGGAAACGAAGGTACAACTTCATCCCTGAAAGCTGAACCGAACACTTCACCTCTCCCCCCTTTTTCTATCGCGGCTAAAGCCCTCGCTCCACCGCCGGAAAAATGGCATGGGCTCACCGACCCCGAATTGCGTTATCGCCAGCGTTACGTGGATCTCTGGGCAAACCCGGATGTCATGCGGACGATGATGCTCCGCACCCAGATCGTCGAAGCCGTTCGTCAATTTCTGCGCAGCCGTGGATACGTTGAAGTTGAAACTCCGATGATGCAACCACTTGCCGGCGGTGCAGCGGCGAGGCCTTTCAAGACTCATCACCTTGCGCTCGATATTCCGCTCTACCTTCGAATCGCACCTGAGCTATACCTCAAAAGACTACTTGTTGGTGGATTCGGTAAGGTTTTTGAGATCAACCGAAACTTTAGAAATGAAGGTATCAGTCCCCGCCACAATCCTGAATTCACCATGCTCGAAGCCTACGAAGCCTTCGGTTCGTGGGAATCCATGGCGGAGATGGTTGAAGCGATGATCTGTACCGTAGCTGAAAAAGTGATCGGCACTTTAAAAATCGAGCACAAGAACTCTGAAGGTACGGTGACGCGCACGATTAACCTTATGCGACCGTGGCGTCGAGTACGCATGGCCGATATTGTGGCTGAACGTACCGGATGGAAATTTGACCAAACACCGTTAACTCCCTCACAAATCGACAGCCTGAGATCAGCAAATCCTGGTAAAGACCTGAAACTCACGGGCATTCCTGCGGAGCAACTCGTGGAGGTTTACGAAAAACTCGTAGAACCCACGCTGATCGATCCAACCTTCGTCACGCACGTCCCCAGCATCGTTATCCCGCTTGCCCGAGAAAACCGGCAAGATCCCTTCTTTGCTGACGTGTATGAGCTGGCGATTAACGGCGTCGAAATCAGCCCCGGATATTCCGAGCTCAATGATCCGGACCTTCAGGAAAAGCATTTCCGTCATCAAGTAGGTGACCGCGAGGAACAGCAGCAAGTGGACGAAGATTTTCTTCAGGCACTCCGCGTTGGCATGCCCCCGGCTGGCGGCATGGGGTTGGGTATCGATCGCCTGGTCATGATGCTCACCGGAGCGGAATCCATTCGCGATGTCATCTTGTTCCCCCTGATGCGGCCACAAGCAAATACCTAG
- a CDS encoding FtsX-like permease family protein, translated as MIDPTNGKLGFTLLKTLGDIIFSAIWALAIAIGDIVRVLIKTVLLLLLVLLALPLIAVPLFIAAPVILVVLIASLPSVGVYRFSLLRKYLRTRLPPLFAGVAVALCSAMVIIVISIMGGFLVMMQDAARRLTSDVIIESDLNGFPHYQELIDGLSRLPDVAAATPLIRSYGLVNLEGEIHTVEVLGVDPLGMDAVTGFGSTLYWTKDRVLKNFDALPKESLPREPAQIAQMRARFESLDPQGNGMNFRLPPPLDEFPGIIPGIALSQNNRRDAKGQYNFFNSDTWPRTQATLTVMPITRTGQPLQSSVRKFVVVNEFKSGLAEIDSNRVYVSFEQLQQMLKMGEAKSADPETGLPTGETIPARAHEIMIHGKKGVNLQKLRDAVSEYTHGFVKAREDMPTVWVLTWKQRHATFLGAVEKEKFLVTILFAIISVVAVVMIAVIFYTIILEKTKDIGVLRALGASRNGIASIFLGYGLAIGIVGSLLGFALSSAVVLNINLIQDKLAAWFGVVIWNPEVYYFDAIPSNLDPVEVTVILVSAMLSSVVGALVPAYLASRLDPVEALRYE; from the coding sequence TTGATTGATCCGACCAATGGCAAGCTTGGATTCACGCTCCTGAAAACACTCGGCGACATCATCTTCAGTGCCATCTGGGCCTTGGCAATTGCCATAGGTGATATCGTGCGTGTGCTCATCAAGACGGTGCTGCTGCTGCTGCTTGTCTTACTCGCCCTACCGTTAATTGCAGTTCCGCTGTTTATTGCTGCGCCGGTGATTCTAGTCGTGCTGATCGCGTCGCTGCCCTCTGTCGGAGTTTACCGATTTTCCTTATTGCGCAAGTATCTCCGCACTCGACTGCCTCCGCTTTTTGCGGGGGTCGCTGTCGCGCTATGCAGTGCGATGGTCATCATTGTCATCAGCATCATGGGTGGATTCCTCGTCATGATGCAGGATGCAGCCAGACGGCTGACCAGTGACGTCATCATTGAATCTGACCTTAACGGATTTCCTCATTATCAGGAATTGATCGACGGCCTGTCGCGATTACCCGATGTTGCCGCAGCTACACCGCTAATCCGTTCGTACGGTCTGGTTAACTTGGAAGGTGAGATCCACACCGTAGAAGTACTGGGAGTTGATCCCCTGGGTATGGATGCGGTGACAGGTTTCGGTTCGACACTCTATTGGACAAAGGATCGTGTCCTCAAAAACTTTGACGCCCTACCTAAAGAATCCCTCCCCAGGGAACCTGCACAAATCGCACAAATGAGGGCGAGATTCGAGAGTCTCGACCCTCAGGGTAATGGCATGAACTTCCGCTTGCCGCCACCGCTCGACGAATTTCCGGGGATTATTCCGGGTATTGCTCTTAGTCAAAACAACCGGCGCGACGCCAAGGGTCAGTACAATTTTTTTAACAGCGATACCTGGCCACGGACCCAAGCCACACTCACCGTGATGCCGATCACGCGAACCGGCCAACCACTTCAGTCATCGGTTCGTAAATTTGTTGTCGTCAACGAGTTCAAAAGTGGTCTGGCGGAGATTGACAGCAATCGCGTGTATGTCAGCTTCGAGCAACTTCAGCAAATGCTCAAGATGGGCGAAGCTAAGAGCGCAGATCCAGAAACCGGTCTGCCCACGGGTGAGACCATTCCCGCGCGAGCCCATGAAATCATGATTCATGGCAAGAAAGGTGTAAACCTGCAGAAACTCCGCGATGCGGTGAGCGAATACACCCACGGATTCGTCAAGGCACGGGAAGATATGCCCACAGTGTGGGTATTAACGTGGAAGCAGCGGCATGCAACCTTTCTTGGTGCTGTCGAGAAGGAAAAATTCCTCGTCACGATCCTGTTCGCAATTATCAGTGTCGTTGCTGTGGTCATGATTGCCGTTATTTTCTATACGATCATTCTGGAAAAAACGAAAGACATCGGCGTGCTCCGAGCACTCGGTGCATCTCGCAACGGTATAGCGTCCATTTTCCTCGGTTATGGATTGGCTATTGGCATCGTGGGTTCGCTATTGGGTTTTGCGCTGTCATCGGCTGTCGTGCTCAATATCAACCTTATCCAGGACAAACTCGCAGCGTGGTTCGGCGTGGTGATCTGGAATCCGGAGGTTTACTATTTCGACGCGATCCCCAGTAACCTCGATCCTGTTGAAGTAACGGTCATACTTGTCTCGGCCATGCTAAGCAGCGTCGTCGGGGCACTGGTACCAGCCTATCTCGCCAGCAGACTCGATCCAGTGGAGGCACTGAGATACGAATGA
- a CDS encoding thermonuclease family protein, producing the protein MRRPVTILVSLLVLLALVGLILADRNGLLLKTGDMGRYDHQSFLVAHVVDGDTLDVAAGDGDKPTTRVRFWGVDAPEMDHPGFPQPREPFALEAANLTRSLAEGSHVTLILESHRIRDRYGRLLAYVKLPDGRVLNEELLSAGLAHADSRWPHSQIDRYARIEEQAKHDKRGLWGARKKSSQRP; encoded by the coding sequence TTGCGCAGACCAGTCACCATTCTTGTATCTCTACTGGTCTTGCTGGCACTGGTGGGATTGATTCTCGCCGACCGCAACGGTTTGCTTCTCAAGACCGGTGACATGGGGAGGTATGACCATCAATCATTTCTTGTCGCGCACGTCGTGGATGGCGATACGCTTGATGTTGCTGCCGGTGACGGCGATAAGCCGACGACGCGAGTCCGTTTCTGGGGAGTTGATGCGCCGGAGATGGATCATCCTGGCTTCCCACAACCTCGGGAACCCTTCGCTCTTGAAGCTGCAAACCTAACACGTTCACTTGCTGAAGGCAGTCATGTAACCCTCATCCTCGAATCGCATCGTATCCGTGACCGCTATGGTCGATTGTTGGCGTACGTTAAGCTTCCGGATGGTCGTGTGTTGAATGAGGAACTTCTCTCCGCGGGATTAGCACATGCTGATAGCCGCTGGCCTCACAGCCAAATCGATCGCTATGCACGGATCGAAGAGCAGGCAAAACACGACAAACGCGGACTTTGGGGAGCAAGAAAAAAGTCGAGTCAGAGACCGTAA
- a CDS encoding Gfo/Idh/MocA family oxidoreductase, which translates to MDKIKLGIIGTGSVVREIYQYLFFNSEYSHLLSIEAAADPFEKGLHEFCDKYNIPKDRRFTSYEEMIRKVKLDAVQVNTPDSLHEKPTIFALEAGLDVVVPKPTADTIKGAHNMISKARQVGKLLGIDFHKRDDPRFKEAMTRYQSGQYGQFQLAVWYMLDKLLVADPNHNPRFFASADFAAKNSPISFLTVHMADVHIRIVNLKPVKVRATGFAHKLPALSPIAVQGYDMVDTEVTFENGGVAHIITGWHLPNAAHALTVQSSRLICSEGMLDLGIDTPGYHELGKDGILERNPLFRNFESDGTVTGYGMSRPGRLYQKILRNHQGKLGTKEHDEMMSSVELGFWTTVVLEAAEQSLKAGRSGAPGVTNGIEIDVPSLLKKELGDAAGQY; encoded by the coding sequence ATGGACAAAATTAAGCTTGGCATCATTGGTACCGGAAGCGTGGTACGAGAGATTTATCAGTACCTCTTTTTCAACAGCGAGTACTCACATCTGTTATCCATCGAAGCAGCAGCAGATCCCTTTGAGAAGGGATTGCACGAATTTTGCGACAAATACAACATTCCCAAGGACCGTCGCTTCACCAGTTACGAGGAAATGATTAGGAAAGTGAAACTCGATGCGGTGCAGGTTAATACCCCGGACAGCCTGCATGAAAAGCCGACTATTTTTGCACTTGAAGCCGGCCTTGACGTGGTGGTGCCCAAGCCAACCGCCGACACCATCAAGGGTGCCCACAATATGATCTCCAAGGCCAGGCAGGTTGGAAAATTACTCGGTATTGATTTTCACAAGCGTGACGACCCACGATTCAAAGAAGCGATGACGCGTTATCAGAGCGGACAGTACGGCCAATTTCAGCTCGCTGTCTGGTACATGCTCGATAAGCTTCTGGTTGCTGACCCGAATCACAATCCGCGTTTTTTTGCATCAGCCGATTTTGCTGCCAAGAATTCGCCCATTTCCTTCCTCACCGTCCACATGGCGGACGTGCATATCCGTATCGTGAATCTCAAGCCTGTAAAGGTTCGTGCAACAGGTTTTGCTCACAAGTTGCCTGCACTCTCGCCGATTGCGGTGCAGGGTTACGACATGGTGGACACAGAGGTGACGTTCGAGAACGGCGGCGTGGCCCACATTATTACCGGCTGGCACCTGCCCAACGCAGCCCACGCACTGACAGTGCAATCATCGCGATTGATCTGTTCAGAGGGAATGCTCGATCTGGGTATTGATACGCCTGGTTACCACGAGTTGGGAAAAGACGGAATTCTTGAACGAAACCCGTTATTCAGAAATTTTGAGAGTGACGGCACCGTCACTGGTTACGGCATGAGCCGCCCCGGACGGCTCTACCAGAAAATATTACGTAACCATCAGGGAAAACTGGGAACAAAAGAACACGATGAGATGATGAGTTCTGTGGAGCTTGGGTTCTGGACCACTGTTGTGCTTGAAGCTGCGGAGCAAAGCCTCAAAGCTGGTAGGAGTGGAGCTCCCGGCGTCACGAATGGTATTGAGATCGACGTGCCGTCTCTTCTGAAGAAAGAGCTTGGTGACGCAGCAGGTCAGTATTAA